CATTCCGCCGCGCGCCGCGCAGGGCGCCGCAACGCCTTCGAATCCCGGGAACGAGGGAAACCCAGGCGGCGCAAGGAGAGCGCTCAGGGGAGAGCGGCAGCTTCAGCCGCCGCAGCAACCGGCCGGGCAGCCGCCGCAGAGAATTGCGCCGCAAGGGGAGAACGCTCCGGCCGAGTGATCTAAGGCGCCAAAGGAGGGAAGCATGGCAGGGAGAATGTCGCGCAAGAACATTCTAGTTGCGGTTCCGCTGTTGTTCGTGTTCCTGACGACTTCGGGTCCGACGGGCATGATGGTTCGCGCGCAGGAAACCAAGCAGCGGGGCGGGGAAGAGAGCCAGGCTGAACCTAAGGACGCAGATGAGCCGGAAGAGCAGGAAACCCCGACTCCGCCGACGCCCCCGGCACGGCCTCAACCGGGAGTCCGCGGCCGACCGCCCGTGGCAACGCCCGAGCGGCGTTTGGTTCCACCTCCCTCGGCTTCCAGGGCCGAAATGGTCTCGCTCAACTTCAACGGCGCCAACCTCATCGAAGTCATCCACGTTTTGGCGCAGCATCTGAAGCTCACCTACACGATCGATCCTGAAGTCAAAGGCACCGTAACGATCAACAGCGCCGAGCCACTCAGAAAAGACGACCTGATGCCGATCTTCCATCAGATTCTCAGGATGAACGACGCCGTCGCCATCAAGACCGGCGATCTTTACCGCATCGCTCCGATCGCGAAAGGCAAAGGGCTGGCCCGGCCGGCGGGTCCTGACAACGAAACCGGCTACGCCATTCAAGTCGTTCCGGTGCGTTTTTTCTCCGTAGCCGAGATGAAGCGGCTGCTTGCCCCGTTCGTCACTCCCGGCGGCGAGGTGCTCGATTTTCCGCGCGGGAATTTCCTCATGATCGTCGATCTGCCCTCGAACGTGCAGCGGCTGATGGAGATCCGTGACGTGATCGACGTCCAGACTTTTGTCGGAACCCGGACGGAGATCTATCAGCCCAAAGTCGCCAGCGCCGATGAGCTGGCGGCGGAGATGACCAAGGTCATGCAATCCTACGCCTCTTCGGCCTCTCAGGCGGAGGGGTTCGCTGCGCAGTTTCTGTCGATTCCGCGGATCAATCAGCTCCTGGTCGTCGCCGACAGCGAGGCGGCGTGGGTATACGTCCGGCGCTGGCTCGAGCGGCTCGACACCATCGGCGAAGGGCCGGGGAGAAGGATTCACATTTATCCGGTTGAAAACAGCAAGGCAGTCGACCTCGCCGATGTATTGACCCAGGTGCTTGGCATCTCCGGCGGCCCGAGAAGAGAGCAGGGACGGACTCTGGAGCAGCTCCACCGCGGCACATCGGGCGCAGCGATACCGACGACGCCCGGTTTGCTGCGGCAGCCGGGAACCGGATTTGGAACATTTGGAGGCCAACCATCGACCATGGGGGGCATCAATGCGCTTGCTCCGGCGCAGCAGCAGCCGCAACCCGGCGCGCCGCCGCCGCAGACGACCACGCGCCCGCCGGCGGGACGGCCCGACGCGAGACCCGACGCCCGGCAGCAGGAAGCCAAGCAGGAAGAGTTGCGCATCGTCGCCGATCAGACGACAAACACGCTGATCATTTTCGGCACGGCGCAGGAATTTCAAAACATTAAAAATATTCTCAAGGATCTCGACATCCCGCCGCGCCAGGTGGTGCTCGAATGTTTAGTCGCGGAGGTGAAACTCAGCGGCAGCAACAGTTTGGGCTTCGATTACCAGGGCTTGCTGGGGCTTAGAAAAGGCGGTAGATTTACGGGCGATTTTTCGACGACCACAACGAGCACAACCGACGGAACTACGACGACGACCGTAGTTCCCGGTCCGCAGGTTTTCGGCTCGACGGGCATCGCGGCGCTGGTCGGGAGCAACAATGTCCGCGGCTTGGTTACCGCGCTCCAGAGCAACGACCGCTCGAAGATTCTCGCCTCTCCGACGATTCTCGCGACCGACAATCAACCGGCCCGCATCCAGGTCGGGGACGAGATCCCGATAGCCACGGGTTCGCTCACGGCTTTGGCGGGGGCGACGACAAGCGATCTGGCGACCGCCACGACGATTCAGTCCCGCAACACGGGAAAGATCTTGACTATCATTCCCCAGGTCAATTCCAAAGGGCTTGTCAATCTACAGCTCAAGGTCGAGGTGAGCAAGCAAGGCGGTAATGTCGTCGTCGGCAACCAGCAAACCACTTTCCCCTCCTTCTCCACGCGCGACGTGGAGACGACCGCGGTGGTCAAGGACGGCGAGACTCTGGTGATCGGCGGTATTTTCAGCGAAGACAGGAGCAACGGCCGGAGCGGCGTTCCGTATCTTATGGACATCCCGGTGTTCGGCTGGTTTTTCAGGAAAACAACGGACACATTGACCGAGCGAACGGAGCTCATCATTCTTATCACGCCGCGCGTGATCCGCGACGTGGATGAGTCCCGGAGAGTCACCGACGAGTTTAGAGAAAAGCTCCGCACGGTCGCCGGGGAGATCGAGAGAATGAGGCGCGGGGGAGCGAGAGACGACTTGCCGCCGCCGAAGGTTGAGCCCCTTGCTCCCGAGAAGGAATCGCGGGTGATTCCGGAAATCATCGGCCCGGAAAATAGCGCTGCGGGTGGCCGAGAAGCGGCCATCGCCGAGACCTCGGTGAGGAAATGGACGGTTCAGGTTGACGCCTATCCGGACGAACTATCGTCGCGCATGGTGGTTCGGAGGCTGAAGCAAAAAGGCTACGATCCCTACGTGCTCGTGGCCAACGTCAAAGGGCGCGATTGGTACCGGGTCCGGGTGGGCCGCTTCGCTACGCGCCGTGAAGCCAAAGAATTGCTGGAGGAACTCCAAAGCAAAGAGAAATTCACCATGGCGATGGCGGTGAGCCGGTAAGATTCGTATTTAGTGATCGTCGCTCAACGGGTTTACACCCTGTCAACTCTTGGCGAAGCTCGGACGGCCGTTCGAGCTTCGCCGTTTTTCCCTCCCTATGCCTTCTGAGTTGTTCCATTTGCTCGAGACACTCCTCCCGCTTCCGACGGCGCCGTTTCAGGAGCGCTTTGTCAGCGCGTTCATTTGCGGCGAACTGAAGACGGTCGGGCTCGACTTTACCGTCGACGAGTACAGCAACATCATCGCGGGTTCCGACGGCGAACCTTCGCTCGCCTGCGTCGCGCACATGGACCATCCGGGCTTCGAGATCGCCGAAGCCTCGGACGGGACGGCGAAGGCTTCATGGTTCGGCGGCGTGGCCGCCAAGTATTTTCCCGGCGCGCGCGTCGTCGTATACGATCAAAACTCGGGCGCGGTGCGCGCGCGGGGCGTTGTCCGAAAGATCATCAAGAATGCTCAGGGGCGGGTGGAACAGATGTTTTTGCGGCTAAACGGCAACGTAGCGCCGGGAGATTTCGGGACATGGGATTTAGTACCGTTCCGCCGCCAGGGCGAGCTGATCCACACCAAAGGGGCCGACGACCTGGTCGGCTGCGCGACCATCTTGACCCTGCTGAAAGAGGTCAAGAAGCGCGGCATCCAGACCGGAATCCGCGCCGTGTTCACGCGCGCCGAAGAGCATGGCTTCCTCGGCACTCTGGGAATGATTCGCTCGGGCTCGCTGCCGCGTTCGACTAGGATCATCTCCGTCGAAACCAGCAAAGCGCTGCCGGGCGTGATTTTGGGCGGCGGTCCGGTGATCCGCCTCGGCGATCGCGGCAGCATGTTCGATCACCGGATAGTTCTGTTCATGGACAGCATCGCGCGCGCATTACAGAAGAAAGACCGGCGCTTTTGTTACCAGCGACGGGTCATGGACGGCGGCACTTGCGAGGCGACGCCTTATCAACTAAACGGCTACATCGCCGGCGGCGTCTCGATCCCCTTGCACAACTATCATAACCAGGGCAAAACGAGGATCGGCGCCGAGGCGGTCCATTTGCGCGATGTCGAAGGCGCGGTGCGCTTTCTTGCGGAGCTGGCGCTCGGGATGGAGAGCTTCGATGTTGCGGTCGAAGAGATGCGCGCGCGCATAGAAGGCGGTTGGGAAAAGTATGGGGCGAGGCTGCTCAAATAAAAATGGAGTACTGGAGTGATGGAGTAATGGAAGGGAGCATAGGGTTTTCCCAGCACTCCAATACTTCAACACTCCATTTTCCTAACGCGTGGCAGTTTGTTATGATGACTTGAAGGCGAGGGGCGACGTGAATCCAAAACAGCTTACGATTGAAAAAGTTCAAGAAGCGCTCGGCAAAGAGAAATACATTTGCGACCGGTCGCTGGCGACCGTCGTCTATCTATCGATCGCCATGGGGAAGCCTTTGCTGCTCGAAGGCGAGGCCGGCGTTGGCAAGACCGAAGTCGCCAAAGTATTGGCGGGGATCATGGAGACGAAGCTGATCCGTCTCCAGTGCTACGAAGGCCTGGACGCCAACACGGCGCTTTACGAGTGGAACTATCCCAAGCAGATGCTCCGCATCAAGCTCGAAGAGGTCGGCAAGCGCGATCGCGGGAGCGTGGCGACGGAAATCTTTACCGAGGAATATCTGGTCAAACGGCCGCTGCTGGAAGCGATTCAAGGCAACGGCGCGACGCCGCCGGTGCTCCTCATCGACGAGATCGACCGGGCCGACATGGAGTTCGAAGCCTTTCTGCTCGAAGTGCTGTCGGATTTTCAGATCACGATCCCGGAGCTGGGGACGATCCGGGCGGAGATGCGGCCGTATGTCTTTTTAACCTCGAACCGGACGCGGGAGATTCACGACGCCCTCAAGCGCCGTTGTCTCTACCACTGGATCGATTACCCGACCTTCGAGAAGGAGCGCGAGATCATAGCGACGAAGTTTCCCCGGATCCGCGAGCGGCTGGCCGATCAGATCTGCTTCTTCATGCAGCAGGTGCGGCAGATGAATTTCTACAAGCGGCCGGGCGTCGCGGAGACTCTCGATTGGGCGGCGGCGCTGATCGCGCTCAATCGCGACGAGCTCGACGAAAAGACCGTCGAGGAGACCGTGGGGTGTGTGTTCAAGTACCGCGAGGACCTGCACCACATGCAGGAAGAACTGGCGGGCAAAAGAATCGACCTCGAACCGGAGGGGAAAGGCGCCGGCGCGGTTTCGGTTTGAGCATGGAAATCTCCGACGAGCGCATTCTTCAAACGGTCGACCGCTTTGCAGCGCTGCGCGGCCAGGGAACGGTCGCGAACGTGATAGCGTTCAGCCGGGTTTTGAAAGAACTTGGGATCAAGATCGGTTTCAGCCAGGTCATGGATACGAGCCGCGCCGTCGAATTTGTCGACATCGGCTGCCGGGCAGATTTCCGCGCAGCGCTGCGCTCCAACCTGGTTGCCAACAAGGAAGAAATGGCTGTGTTCGAGCGCGCGTTCAAGCTCTTTTGGCGCGCCGGCACGTCCGAGGAGATACTCACCGAGGCGTCGGACATTCCTTCGTTTCCCTCCGACGACGCCAAGCGGGAGCAGGGAAGCGGCGAGAACACGGAAGAGCTCTTGGCCTCGCTCTCCGGCGCCGAAGCCGGAAGGGACGGCGAGACGGAGCAGGTTTCCATTCCCACGTACAGCCCGAGCGAGTCGCTCAGCAAAAAAGATTTCAGCGACCTCGGAATCGAAGAAAGCCGCGCCATGAGCCGCGCGATTCTTCTCATCGCCACGAAGATCGCGACGCAGATGAGCCGGCGCAAGAAGCGCGCGACCAGAGGCGAAGAGGTGGACCCGCGCTCGACCATGCGGAGGAGCGTCAAATACGGCGGCGAAGTCATCGAGCTCGCCCGCCGCAAGCGGAGAATCAAGAAAACCCGCGTCGTGTTGCTCTGCGACGTGAGCGGCTCCATGGACTGTTACAGCCGTTTCTTGATCCAGTTTATGTACGCCCTGCAGAACGAGCTGTGGGGAGTCGAGACGTTCGTTTTCAGCACCTCGCTCAGCCGCATCACGCACCTGATCCGCTCGAAAGAGATCGCCGGCGCGCTGGAGAGAATTTCCCATTCGGTCTTGGGCTGGTCCGGCGGCACGAACATCGGCCGCTCGCTCGCCGCTTTCAACCGCGACTTCGCCCCCAGCCTGGTGACGCATCGGACCGTGGTCGTGATCATCAGCGACGGCTGGGACCGGGGCGACGTGTCTCTGCTAGAGCGCGAGATGCAAACGCTCAAGCGGCGCTGCTACAAGATCGTCTGGCTCAATCCTTTGTTGGCGAGCGAAAACTACGAGCCGCTATGCAAGGGAATGCAAGCGGCGCTTCCTTATCTGGATGTCTTTTTGTCCGTGCACAATCTCAAGAGTCTGGTGACTCTTGGCCGGACGTTGCAAAAGATGGTGGCGTAAAATGCAGAATATAGAATCCAGAATTCAGAATTCAGAATGTAATCAGAGCGGGGGCGGGGATTCTGACTACTGGATTCTGGCTTCTGACCCCTAGGAGGTGTTTATGGCAGGACCCGGCATGTGCCATGACGTCGAGGGCAGGAAGAAAGATTCGATCTATCATCAGATCAAGGACTTTCTCGACAAAGGCGAAACGCTCGCCGTCGCCACGATCGTCTCGACGAAGGGATCGACGCCGCGGGAAGTCGGCGCGAAGATGGTCGTGACCGCGTGGGGGGAAATCCTGGGAACGATCGGCGGTGGATGCGGCGAGGCCGACGTCAAGCGCGAGGCGATCGAAGTCATCCGCACGCGCCAGCCCCGAACCGTGCGCGTCGATCTTCTGGACGACATCGCGTCCGACAGCCCGGCGGTTTGCGGCGGCATCATGAACGTCTTCATTGAGCCGTGGTGGAATGAAGAAGGCGGTAGGCGATAGGCGCTCCCCTCACCCTTCCCTCTCCCCCGCAACGGGGGAGAGGATAAAGGAGAGGGGGCCATGGACCGAATGAAGAAAGTTTAAACGTTCAAGCTGTAGCCATGGAGAAACTGGTCGAAGAACTCGTGAGAATTCAGGAAGAGGGGGCGTCCGGAGTATTGGCCACCGTCGTGGAGGCGGAAAAATGCGACGCCGTGGCGGCGGGGCAAAAATATCTCGTCCGCGACGGCAAGCCGATCGTCGGCACGATTCGCCACGAAAGCCTGCTGGAGGCGCTGGTCAAAGAGGCGGATGTTCGTCTCAAGGAGGAGAAATCGAAGCTCGTTTCTCTGGAGCTGCCCGGCACGGGCGATAAAGTCGAGGTCTTCTTCGAAGTTCTTCCCGCGCCGCCGAAGTTGATCGTCGTCGGCGCCGGCCACATCGCCGTGCCGCTCGTTAAATTCGCCAAGCTCCTCGACTTTCACGTGACCGTGCTCGATGACCGCATTCTCTTCGCCAACCGCGAGCGGTTTCCCGACGCCGACGAAGTACAGGTCAGCGACATGGCGGCGGCGCTGAAGGCGCTGCCGATCACCCCTTCCACGTACATCGTTCTCATCACGCGCGGCCACAAGTACGACGAGCCGTGTCTCCGCGAGATCGTCCATAGCCGGGCCAAATACATCGGCATGATCGGGAGCCGGCGCCGCATCAAGGCATTATTCGAGAAGTTCCGCAACGAAGAGAAGATTGCGGAAGAAATCCTTCAACGGGTCTATGCCCCGATCGGCCTCGACATCGCGACCGAAACGCCGGAGGAGATCGCGCTCTCGATCATGGCCGAAGTCATCAAAGTCCGCCGCGGCGGAGAGGCGCGGTCGCTGTCGGGCAAATGACCTCAATGCGAAAAAGAGGCGCTCAGGGCGAGACTTTCGACCGCAGCCGATGGGTCGCTGCCTCGAGGGCCGCCCCCGCCGCTACCCCGGAGTGCTTACTCCCCAGGTTCGGGCCTGACGGAACCAGGGCGTCCCTACGTCTGCGGTCTCCAGTCTCACCCCTTCGCGCCTTATGAGGAGCAAGTGGGAAGGAAAATTACCGGGGTGGTTTTCAGCGATCTCGGCCGCGCGGCGTCCTTCATGGCGCTGGATTGGGTGCAAAGCTCGCTCGGCGACAAGCTGGGATTTTTCCCCTACCCCGGGACGCTCAATCTGAAGTTGGAGACGGCCCACGCGAAAGAGTTATGGCGCGAGGTGCGCGCAAGCATGGAGGGAATCGAAATCGCCGCGCCGGATGCCGCCTTCTGTCAGGCCCGTTGCTTTTTGGTCGAGATTGGGGGTAAACATCAAGGCGCCGTGATTCTGCCCGAGGTCGAGGGCTATCCGGCGGACAAGGTCGAAGTGGTTGCTTCCGTCCGGCTAAAGGATGAGCTTGGGTTCGCGGACGGAGAGCAAGTGACATTGCAGTTCGTGGAGTGAGGTCCGTAGAAGACCGTTCGTACTTCGACAAGCTCAGCACGAACGGTGTACTTTTACCCGGTCACCCTGAGCATGTCGAAGGGCGACCGCCGCTTGGATAATTTTCTATGAAGCGACTCATCATTGGCATCTCGGGCGCAACCGGAGCCATTTATGGCGTGCGCATGCTCGAGGTCCTGTCCCGGCTGAAGGACGTCGAGACACATCTCGTGATGACCCGTGCAGCCAAGATGACGATCCAGGTCGAGACGCCTCATTCCGTGAAGGACGTCGAGGCTCTGGCGGACGTGGTGCACGACATCAACAATATCGGCGCAAGCATTTCCAGCGGCTCATTCCGCACCGCTGGAATGGTCATCGCGCCCTGCTCGATGAAATCGATGGGCGGGATCGCCCATTCGGTCGGCGGCGATCTCTTGGTCCGCGCCGCCGACGTTATTCTCAAGGAAAGAAAAAAGCTCGTCCTAGTCGCCCGCGAGACGCCGCTTCACCTGGGCCATCTGGAGAGCATGGTGGCGCTGACAAGGATGGGCGCGGTGATATTTCCCCCTGTCCCCGCGTTCTACCATCGCCCCAAGACCCTCGACGATATTATCAATCAAACCGTGAGCCGCATCCTTGATCAATTCGACATCGACGTGACTTTGTTCGAGCGCTGGAGCGACGAGCAGATGAGCCGCCATCCCGGCGCCGAGCGGGTGGTCTCCGTCGTTCCGCGCAAGGAAGCCAGACCGGTCAAAAAGACCAAGTGATATTCTCTTCACTCCATGCCTTCATCCGGTGGTAAAAAACCACTCACCGCGACCCAACGCAGGAAAAAAGAGCACCTGGAACTCTGTCTCGACCCGCCATCGGTCGCGGGCCCAAAGGGCACGGGACTGGACCGGTACGCCTTTGTTCACAACGCCCTGCCGGAGATCGACATCGACGAGATCGACCTCGGAACGAATTTTCTCGGCAAGCGCCTAAAGGCGCCGCTCTTGATCTCTTCGATGACCGGCGGTTTCGACATGGCCCGCACGGTCAATCGCAATCTCGCCGCGGCGGCGCAAAGGCTCGGCCTGGCGATGGGCGTCGGTTCGCAGCGCGTGGCGATCGAGGAGCCGAGCGCGGCGGATTCTTTCAAGGTAAGAGATCTGGCGCCCGACATTCTCCTGCTCGGAAATCTCGGCGCGGTGCAGCTCAATTACGGCTACGGCGTCGAGCAGTGCCGCAAAGCGGTCGGCATGATCGGCGCCGACGGGCTGATTCTTCATCTCAATGTCTTGCAGGAAGCGGTGCAGCCCGAGGGCAACCGAAATTTCAAAGGGCTGGCGCGTCGGATCGCCAATGTCTGCCGCGAGCTGGAAGTTCCGGTCGTGGCCAAGGAGGTGGGTTTCGGCATCTCCGCGGATGCGGCGCTGAGACTCAAGCAGGCCGGGGTCAAGGCCATCGACGTGGCGGGCCGCGGCGGAACGTCTTGGTACGCGGTGGAGGCCAAGCGCTCGGCGCAAAAGGGCCAAGCGCACGAGCTGACGTTCGCCGATTGGGGCATCCCGACCGAGGAGGCTTTGGTTCAGGTGCGCCGGGCCGTGCCGGATTTGGAGCTGGTCGCGTCGGGCGGAATCCGTAACGGCCTCAACGTCGCCAAGGCGATCGCGCTGGGCGCC
The nucleotide sequence above comes from Candidatus Binatia bacterium. Encoded proteins:
- a CDS encoding M28 family peptidase — protein: MLETLLPLPTAPFQERFVSAFICGELKTVGLDFTVDEYSNIIAGSDGEPSLACVAHMDHPGFEIAEASDGTAKASWFGGVAAKYFPGARVVVYDQNSGAVRARGVVRKIIKNAQGRVEQMFLRLNGNVAPGDFGTWDLVPFRRQGELIHTKGADDLVGCATILTLLKEVKKRGIQTGIRAVFTRAEEHGFLGTLGMIRSGSLPRSTRIISVETSKALPGVILGGGPVIRLGDRGSMFDHRIVLFMDSIARALQKKDRRFCYQRRVMDGGTCEATPYQLNGYIAGGVSIPLHNYHNQGKTRIGAEAVHLRDVEGAVRFLAELALGMESFDVAVEEMRARIEGGWEKYGARLLK
- the fni gene encoding type 2 isopentenyl-diphosphate Delta-isomerase, producing the protein MPSSGGKKPLTATQRRKKEHLELCLDPPSVAGPKGTGLDRYAFVHNALPEIDIDEIDLGTNFLGKRLKAPLLISSMTGGFDMARTVNRNLAAAAQRLGLAMGVGSQRVAIEEPSAADSFKVRDLAPDILLLGNLGAVQLNYGYGVEQCRKAVGMIGADGLILHLNVLQEAVQPEGNRNFKGLARRIANVCRELEVPVVAKEVGFGISADAALRLKQAGVKAIDVAGRGGTSWYAVEAKRSAQKGQAHELTFADWGIPTEEALVQVRRAVPDLELVASGGIRNGLNVAKAIALGANVAAIGQPLLEPALESADKVVESLAKVIHEIKVAMLCVGAGDLAALGKAPLVRQ
- a CDS encoding VWA domain-containing protein; its protein translation is MEISDERILQTVDRFAALRGQGTVANVIAFSRVLKELGIKIGFSQVMDTSRAVEFVDIGCRADFRAALRSNLVANKEEMAVFERAFKLFWRAGTSEEILTEASDIPSFPSDDAKREQGSGENTEELLASLSGAEAGRDGETEQVSIPTYSPSESLSKKDFSDLGIEESRAMSRAILLIATKIATQMSRRKKRATRGEEVDPRSTMRRSVKYGGEVIELARRKRRIKKTRVVLLCDVSGSMDCYSRFLIQFMYALQNELWGVETFVFSTSLSRITHLIRSKEIAGALERISHSVLGWSGGTNIGRSLAAFNRDFAPSLVTHRTVVVIISDGWDRGDVSLLEREMQTLKRRCYKIVWLNPLLASENYEPLCKGMQAALPYLDVFLSVHNLKSLVTLGRTLQKMVA
- the gspD gene encoding type II secretion system secretin GspD, which codes for MAGRMSRKNILVAVPLLFVFLTTSGPTGMMVRAQETKQRGGEESQAEPKDADEPEEQETPTPPTPPARPQPGVRGRPPVATPERRLVPPPSASRAEMVSLNFNGANLIEVIHVLAQHLKLTYTIDPEVKGTVTINSAEPLRKDDLMPIFHQILRMNDAVAIKTGDLYRIAPIAKGKGLARPAGPDNETGYAIQVVPVRFFSVAEMKRLLAPFVTPGGEVLDFPRGNFLMIVDLPSNVQRLMEIRDVIDVQTFVGTRTEIYQPKVASADELAAEMTKVMQSYASSASQAEGFAAQFLSIPRINQLLVVADSEAAWVYVRRWLERLDTIGEGPGRRIHIYPVENSKAVDLADVLTQVLGISGGPRREQGRTLEQLHRGTSGAAIPTTPGLLRQPGTGFGTFGGQPSTMGGINALAPAQQQPQPGAPPPQTTTRPPAGRPDARPDARQQEAKQEELRIVADQTTNTLIIFGTAQEFQNIKNILKDLDIPPRQVVLECLVAEVKLSGSNSLGFDYQGLLGLRKGGRFTGDFSTTTTSTTDGTTTTTVVPGPQVFGSTGIAALVGSNNVRGLVTALQSNDRSKILASPTILATDNQPARIQVGDEIPIATGSLTALAGATTSDLATATTIQSRNTGKILTIIPQVNSKGLVNLQLKVEVSKQGGNVVVGNQQTTFPSFSTRDVETTAVVKDGETLVIGGIFSEDRSNGRSGVPYLMDIPVFGWFFRKTTDTLTERTELIILITPRVIRDVDESRRVTDEFREKLRTVAGEIERMRRGGARDDLPPPKVEPLAPEKESRVIPEIIGPENSAAGGREAAIAETSVRKWTVQVDAYPDELSSRMVVRRLKQKGYDPYVLVANVKGRDWYRVRVGRFATRREAKELLEELQSKEKFTMAMAVSR
- a CDS encoding XdhC family protein; the protein is MAGPGMCHDVEGRKKDSIYHQIKDFLDKGETLAVATIVSTKGSTPREVGAKMVVTAWGEILGTIGGGCGEADVKREAIEVIRTRQPRTVRVDLLDDIASDSPAVCGGIMNVFIEPWWNEEGGRR
- a CDS encoding MoxR family ATPase, which produces MNPKQLTIEKVQEALGKEKYICDRSLATVVYLSIAMGKPLLLEGEAGVGKTEVAKVLAGIMETKLIRLQCYEGLDANTALYEWNYPKQMLRIKLEEVGKRDRGSVATEIFTEEYLVKRPLLEAIQGNGATPPVLLIDEIDRADMEFEAFLLEVLSDFQITIPELGTIRAEMRPYVFLTSNRTREIHDALKRRCLYHWIDYPTFEKEREIIATKFPRIRERLADQICFFMQQVRQMNFYKRPGVAETLDWAAALIALNRDELDEKTVEETVGCVFKYREDLHHMQEELAGKRIDLEPEGKGAGAVSV
- a CDS encoding XdhC family protein, producing the protein MEKLVEELVRIQEEGASGVLATVVEAEKCDAVAAGQKYLVRDGKPIVGTIRHESLLEALVKEADVRLKEEKSKLVSLELPGTGDKVEVFFEVLPAPPKLIVVGAGHIAVPLVKFAKLLDFHVTVLDDRILFANRERFPDADEVQVSDMAAALKALPITPSTYIVLITRGHKYDEPCLREIVHSRAKYIGMIGSRRRIKALFEKFRNEEKIAEEILQRVYAPIGLDIATETPEEIALSIMAEVIKVRRGGEARSLSGK
- a CDS encoding DUF120 domain-containing protein, which produces MGRKITGVVFSDLGRAASFMALDWVQSSLGDKLGFFPYPGTLNLKLETAHAKELWREVRASMEGIEIAAPDAAFCQARCFLVEIGGKHQGAVILPEVEGYPADKVEVVASVRLKDELGFADGEQVTLQFVE